In Luteibaculum oceani, the following are encoded in one genomic region:
- a CDS encoding glycosyltransferase family 4 protein encodes MSKINSRNRHILFIEGSNLGYGSEKSLSDLILSLDRSEFQAKIFYLLQTKYTKYPIVSKFLQAFNLVRLSLVLTLGNVDLVCVNQAGAHKYWSFLRRFMDRDTLIFLRILEDIEYCNDRRIWQSFRNKTKFLTNSYWMYKEALNTGGIYNEEIIFWKYDYVNVNLNVDIIPACKLSGKVVFIGRLTKVKGVDLLINWIKNSRFDLEVHVYGDGEYHFKEVLTELNEEYSFINYHGYVPNVEKNISAGDILIVPSRIEPMGRIIMEAWSSNAIPLVYELSGGAFELVRDAGAGIAFSDFSSDGIDNAIDYLKSLPEKDLWQLQSNGKAWLVRNNSLKAYSNWFQTCLKVN; translated from the coding sequence ATGTCTAAAATAAATAGTAGGAATAGGCATATTTTATTTATCGAAGGAAGCAATTTGGGCTATGGTAGCGAAAAATCATTGTCTGATTTAATTTTGTCGTTGGATCGCAGCGAATTTCAAGCGAAAATATTTTATTTGTTGCAAACTAAATATACCAAATATCCAATAGTATCGAAGTTTTTGCAAGCGTTCAATTTAGTTAGATTAAGCTTGGTTTTAACATTAGGTAATGTTGATTTGGTGTGTGTAAATCAGGCTGGTGCACACAAATATTGGTCTTTTCTTAGAAGGTTTATGGACCGCGATACATTAATTTTTCTGAGAATTTTGGAGGATATTGAATACTGTAATGACAGGAGAATTTGGCAATCATTTAGAAATAAAACCAAATTCTTAACTAATTCATATTGGATGTATAAAGAAGCTTTAAATACTGGAGGAATATATAATGAAGAAATTATTTTCTGGAAATATGATTATGTAAACGTCAATTTAAATGTGGATATTATCCCGGCCTGTAAATTAAGTGGTAAAGTTGTTTTTATTGGTAGGCTTACTAAAGTAAAGGGAGTAGATTTATTGATTAACTGGATAAAGAACTCCAGGTTTGATCTAGAAGTTCATGTTTATGGTGATGGGGAATATCATTTTAAGGAAGTTTTGACAGAATTAAATGAAGAATATTCTTTCATTAATTATCATGGGTATGTACCAAATGTTGAAAAGAATATTTCAGCTGGAGATATTTTAATAGTACCGAGTAGGATTGAACCAATGGGTAGGATTATAATGGAAGCTTGGTCAAGTAATGCCATACCTTTGGTATATGAGCTTTCAGGAGGCGCCTTTGAGCTAGTACGTGATGCAGGTGCTGGAATTGCGTTCAGTGATTTTTCGAGTGATGGAATCGATAATGCTATAGATTATCTTAAAAGCTTGCCTGAAAAGGATTTATGGCAATTACAGTCAAATGGGAAAGCCTGGTTAGTTAGAAATAATTCACTTAAAGCATACTCTAATTGGTTTCAAACTTGTCTCAAGGTAAATTAA